The genomic stretch TCACACAAGGCTAGACTTGTCATTCTCAGTTGGGATGGCAAGTAGGTTTATGGAGAAGCCTACAGTGATGCATCAGAAGGCAGTGAAGCAGATCTTGAGATATTTGCAGGGCACTCTTGATTATGGCTTGGTGTATACTCAGGAGGGTAAGAAGGAAGTCCTAGTGGGGTATTCATACAGTGACCATCCAGGAGACATTGTTGGGAGAAGAAGCACAGGAGGGATGGCTTTCTTTCTCAATGAGAGTTTGATCACATGGAACTCTGACAAGGAGAAGATAGTTGCCTTATCTTCTTGTGAAGCTGAGTTCATGGCAGCCAATGCAGCAGCAATGCAGGGACTATGGCTGAGAAACCTGCTGGCAGAGATCACTGGTGAGCCACCACAGACAGTGACGTTGTTTGTtgacaacaattcagccattACTCTAATGAAGAACCTAGTGTTTCATGGGCGCAACAAGCACATTGATACCAAGTATCATTTCATTAGAGAGTGTGTTGAAAGAGGACAGCTTCAGGTGAAGCGTGTCAGCACTGAAGAATAGAAAGCTGATGCTTTGACAAAGGCAATGCCGGCGATGAAGCTGGCTGTGATGAGTCGTTTGCTGGGCGTGTGCACGACCTCAGTGTGTGTCAAaattaagggggagattgttggtgtAATCTTGCCACATAGGATGCCACGTCATTGCTTGGACAAAGGCGCAAGGCGGGAAGCTAGAGTTTGAACTAGGCGGTTGCTGAGTGTGCGGTGAGCGCGCCCACGACGCGACGTCGCACGGCAGTTTACATTTCACCTCTTTGTATCTGGGTTTAGGCAGTTGTTTAGCTTGCTTCTGTGTAATAGAGTTGCTGGTATAAGTAG from Miscanthus floridulus cultivar M001 unplaced genomic scaffold, ASM1932011v1 os_982_1_2, whole genome shotgun sequence encodes the following:
- the LOC136535483 gene encoding secreted RxLR effector protein 161-like translates to MASRFMEKPTVMHQKAVKQILRYLQGTLDYGLVYTQEGKKEVLVGYSYSDHPGDIVGRRSTGGMAFFLNESLITWNSDKEKIVALSSCEAEFMAANAAAMQGLWLRNLLAEITGEPPQTVTLFVDNNSAITLMKNLVFHGRNKHIDTKYHFIRECVERGQLQVKRVSTEE